One genomic window of Nocardioides daphniae includes the following:
- the rsmA gene encoding 16S rRNA (adenine(1518)-N(6)/adenine(1519)-N(6))-dimethyltransferase RsmA, giving the protein MTNASAGPRLLGPADVRQLAARLDLRPTKQRGQNFVIDPNTVRRIVRESGITGDDVVIEVGPGLGSLTLALLEVARRVVAVEVDPLLAELLPETIADYAPDQASRFEVVLADALRITEVPGPAPTALVANLPYNVSVPVLLHMMALLPSLERGLVMVQSEVADRLAATPGSKVYGIPSIKASWYADVRRAGAIGRNVFWPAPNVDSGLVAWTRREPPATTATREQVFGVVDTAFAQRRKTLRSTLKSLVDGSGERAEAALVAAGVDPQARGETLVLDDFVRITEALLETSSGATA; this is encoded by the coding sequence ATGACCAACGCATCGGCCGGCCCTCGACTTCTGGGGCCGGCCGATGTGCGTCAGCTGGCGGCCCGGCTCGACCTGCGGCCCACCAAGCAGCGCGGGCAGAACTTCGTGATCGACCCCAACACGGTGCGGCGCATCGTCCGGGAGTCGGGCATCACCGGGGACGACGTGGTGATCGAGGTCGGGCCCGGCCTGGGCTCGCTCACCTTGGCGCTGCTGGAGGTCGCACGCCGGGTGGTCGCCGTCGAGGTCGACCCGCTGCTGGCCGAGCTCCTCCCCGAGACCATCGCCGACTACGCCCCCGACCAGGCCTCGCGCTTCGAGGTCGTGCTGGCCGACGCGCTGCGGATCACCGAGGTCCCCGGCCCGGCGCCCACCGCGCTGGTCGCCAACCTGCCCTACAACGTCTCCGTCCCTGTGCTGCTGCACATGATGGCGCTGCTGCCCTCCCTGGAGCGGGGCCTGGTCATGGTGCAGTCCGAGGTCGCCGACCGCCTGGCGGCCACGCCCGGCTCCAAGGTCTACGGCATCCCCTCGATCAAGGCGTCCTGGTACGCCGACGTGCGCCGCGCTGGCGCGATCGGGCGCAACGTCTTCTGGCCCGCCCCCAACGTCGACTCCGGCCTGGTGGCGTGGACCCGGCGCGAGCCCCCGGCCACGACCGCGACCCGGGAGCAGGTCTTCGGCGTCGTCGACACCGCCTTCGCGCAGCGCCGCAAGACCCTGCGCTCGACCCTGAAGTCGCTCGTCGACGGCTCGGGCGAGCGTGCCGAGGCCGCCCTGGTGGCCGCCGGCGTCGACCCGCAGGCCCGCGGCGAGACGCTCGTCCTCGACGACTTCGTCCGGATCACCGAGGCCCTCCTGGAGACCTCGTCGGGAGCGACCGCGTGA
- a CDS encoding resuscitation-promoting factor, protein MRIAPSIQSLLHSRKLLVALSAVIALAVAGTTLGYASLSKSVTLTLDGKSSEVSALGGTVEEVLASEGIEIGQYDEVAPSLDTEVSDGTAITVAFGRPLELNVDGKESTHWVTATSVDGALSQIGRRFVGAELSASRSSTIRRSGMSLEVVTPKEIRLAVGAGKTRKLDVAALTVGDVLSELGIKVGQHDEVTPRVGKKIKSGDKVTVTRIKIVRKSIDGEKISFDTVERSDASMMEGDETVVRAGKPGLRDVVYELRYENGKLVARKVVSADVTRKAVDAVVKVGTKKAAPVFTSGNTVWDALAQCESGGNWGTNTGNGYYGGLQFSAATWASVGGSGLPHQHSREEQIKRGKILQARAGWGQWPHCTAKLGLR, encoded by the coding sequence GTGCGCATCGCACCGTCCATCCAGTCACTCCTGCACAGCCGCAAGCTCCTCGTCGCCCTGAGCGCCGTCATTGCCCTGGCTGTCGCAGGCACCACTCTCGGATACGCATCCCTCAGCAAGTCGGTCACGCTCACCCTCGACGGGAAGAGCAGTGAGGTCAGCGCCCTCGGCGGCACCGTCGAGGAGGTCCTGGCCTCCGAAGGCATCGAGATCGGCCAGTACGACGAGGTCGCCCCCTCCCTGGACACCGAGGTGTCCGACGGGACCGCCATCACCGTGGCCTTCGGCCGCCCCCTCGAGCTCAACGTCGACGGCAAGGAGTCCACCCACTGGGTGACCGCCACCTCCGTCGACGGGGCCCTCTCGCAGATCGGTCGCCGCTTCGTCGGCGCCGAGCTCTCGGCCAGCCGCTCCTCGACCATCCGTCGCTCCGGCATGTCGCTGGAGGTCGTGACCCCCAAGGAGATCCGCCTCGCCGTCGGCGCCGGCAAGACGCGCAAGCTCGACGTCGCCGCCCTGACCGTCGGTGACGTGCTCTCCGAGCTCGGCATCAAGGTCGGCCAGCACGACGAGGTGACGCCCCGCGTCGGCAAGAAGATCAAGTCCGGCGACAAGGTCACCGTCACCCGGATCAAGATCGTCCGCAAGAGCATCGACGGCGAGAAGATCTCCTTCGACACCGTCGAGCGCAGCGATGCCTCCATGATGGAGGGCGACGAGACCGTCGTGCGCGCCGGCAAGCCCGGCCTGCGCGACGTGGTCTACGAGCTGCGCTACGAGAACGGCAAGCTGGTCGCCCGCAAGGTGGTCTCCGCCGACGTCACCCGCAAGGCCGTCGACGCCGTCGTCAAGGTCGGCACCAAGAAGGCCGCCCCGGTCTTCACCAGCGGCAACACCGTGTGGGACGCCCTCGCCCAGTGCGAGTCCGGCGGCAACTGGGGCACCAACACCGGCAACGGCTACTACGGCGGACTGCAGTTCAGCGCCGCCACGTGGGCCTCGGTCGGTGGCAGCGGACTGCCCCACCAGCACAGCCGTGAGGAGCAGATCAAGCGCGGCAAGATCCTCCAGGCCCGCGCGGGCTGGGGACAGTGGCCGCACTGCACCGCCAAGCTGGGTCTGCGCTGA
- a CDS encoding TatD family hydrolase, protein MSDRAIRERAATEEKSGARRDRERPPAPEPLPHPVVDNHCHLDIADGDWLSTQEALDRAAAVGVPRIVQIGCDLPGARWAVEAARDHAAIVAGVALHPNEAPRLAEQGQLEAALAEIEQLAAAHADVRAVGETGLDFFRTGPEGVAAQEESFRRHVDIAKRLDKTLVIHDRDAHQAVLDVLDSEGAPERWVMHCFSGDADFARECLDRGAHLSFAGTVTFKNADPLREALAITPRDRVLVETDAPFLTPVPWRGRPNASYLVPLTMRLMAEVRGDDLGELCAAVDANTEAAFGGSW, encoded by the coding sequence ATGAGCGACCGCGCCATCCGCGAGCGCGCGGCGACCGAGGAGAAGTCCGGCGCCCGGCGTGACCGTGAGCGGCCGCCCGCCCCCGAGCCGCTGCCGCACCCGGTGGTCGACAACCACTGCCACCTCGACATCGCCGACGGCGACTGGCTGAGCACCCAGGAGGCGCTCGACCGGGCGGCCGCGGTCGGCGTGCCACGCATCGTGCAGATCGGCTGCGACCTGCCCGGCGCCCGCTGGGCCGTGGAGGCCGCCCGCGACCACGCCGCGATCGTCGCCGGCGTCGCGCTGCACCCCAACGAGGCACCCCGCCTGGCCGAGCAGGGCCAGCTGGAGGCGGCGCTGGCCGAGATCGAGCAGCTCGCCGCCGCCCACGCCGACGTGCGGGCGGTGGGGGAGACCGGCCTCGACTTCTTCCGCACCGGGCCCGAGGGGGTCGCCGCGCAGGAGGAGAGCTTCCGACGGCACGTCGACATCGCCAAGCGGCTCGACAAGACGCTGGTGATCCACGACCGCGACGCCCACCAAGCCGTGCTCGACGTGCTCGACTCCGAGGGGGCGCCCGAGCGCTGGGTGATGCACTGCTTCTCCGGTGACGCCGACTTCGCCCGCGAGTGCCTCGACCGGGGCGCCCACCTCAGCTTCGCCGGGACCGTCACCTTCAAGAACGCCGACCCGCTGCGCGAGGCGCTGGCGATCACCCCGCGCGACCGGGTCCTGGTCGAGACCGACGCCCCCTTCCTGACGCCCGTGCCGTGGCGCGGACGGCCCAACGCGTCGTACCTCGTGCCCCTCACGATGCGGCTGATGGCTGAGGTCCGCGGGGACGACCTGGGCGAGCTCTGCGCGGCCGTCGACGCCAACACCGAGGCCGCCTTCGGGGGCTCCTGGTAG
- a CDS encoding alpha/beta fold hydrolase, with protein MTPELTGFTRDGLEFDVTTSGPVDGEPSVLLHGFPQRSSCWRLVEPLLHDGGLRTYALDQRGYSPGARPRGRWNYRISALVDDAIALAEEVGRPVHLVGHDWGAVVAWGVAATRPDLVSTLTAISVPHPGAMARATVTSSQALRSWYFGLFNVPFLVDGLVKVRPHALDQGLRASGMASGQLQRFHSEVVEDGALATALAWYRAVPLSLVARKPAWSRRVTVPTTYVWSTDDSAISRAAAEGCDAWVTDDYRYVELEHVSHWIPEEAPALLADVVLDRVGSQR; from the coding sequence ATGACCCCGGAGCTGACCGGCTTCACCCGCGACGGGCTGGAGTTCGACGTGACCACCAGCGGTCCGGTCGACGGGGAGCCTTCGGTGCTGCTGCACGGCTTCCCGCAGCGGTCGAGCTGCTGGCGGCTCGTCGAGCCGTTGCTCCACGACGGCGGGCTGCGCACGTACGCCCTCGACCAGCGCGGCTACTCGCCCGGAGCGCGTCCCCGGGGGCGCTGGAACTACCGGATCTCCGCGCTGGTCGACGACGCGATCGCCCTCGCCGAAGAGGTCGGCCGCCCGGTCCACCTCGTCGGGCACGACTGGGGCGCCGTCGTCGCATGGGGCGTGGCCGCCACCCGTCCCGACCTGGTCAGCACCCTGACCGCCATCTCCGTTCCGCACCCGGGCGCGATGGCCCGGGCCACGGTGACCAGCAGCCAGGCGCTGCGCTCGTGGTACTTCGGCCTCTTCAACGTGCCGTTCCTGGTCGACGGCCTGGTCAAGGTCCGGCCCCACGCGCTCGACCAGGGGTTGCGGGCCAGCGGGATGGCCTCGGGCCAGCTCCAGCGCTTCCACAGCGAGGTCGTCGAGGACGGCGCCCTGGCGACCGCGTTGGCCTGGTACCGCGCGGTCCCGCTCTCGCTCGTCGCGCGCAAGCCCGCCTGGAGCCGACGGGTCACCGTGCCGACGACGTACGTCTGGAGCACCGACGACTCCGCCATCTCGCGCGCCGCCGCCGAGGGGTGCGACGCGTGGGTCACCGACGACTACCGCTACGTCGAGCTCGAGCACGTCAGCCACTGGATCCCCGAGGAGGCACCCGCCCTGCTCGCCGACGTGGTCCTGGACCGGGTCGGGAGCCAGCGATGA